One Manduca sexta isolate Smith_Timp_Sample1 chromosome 28, JHU_Msex_v1.0, whole genome shotgun sequence DNA window includes the following coding sequences:
- the LOC115456220 gene encoding CUE domain-containing protein 2, with translation MSAIAQQESLVKESLFQFITKNVPSADLSVIDEIVLSYVISILEEASQDPCFDVEGFIEMMAAYVPEFARIDPGQVCSWVLELEAECSRREDTDSISNHDDSASSDKISLTLQSLSDMLPPVTKASRLVLITH, from the exons ATGAGCGCTATTGCTCAGCAGGAATCTCTTGTTAAAGAgagtttatttcaatttatcactAAAAACGTCCCGTCTGCCGATTTAAGCGTAATCGACGAAATTGTTCTTTCCTACGTTATTTCTATTTTGGAAGAGGCGTCCCAGGATCCCTGTTTCGATGTtgaag GGTTCATCGAGATGATGGCGGCATACGTCCCTGAGTTTGCCCGTATCGACCCTGGACAAGTCTGTTCCTGGGTTTTGGAGTTGGAAGCTGAATGCTCCCGCCGCGAGGACACCGACTCCATCTCCAACCATG ATGATTCTGCTAGCAGCGATAAGATCAGCCTGACGCTGCAGAGCCTGAGTGACATGCTGCCGCCCGTTACCAAGGCTAGCCGGTTAGTTCTAATAACACATTAA
- the LOC115456245 gene encoding isocitrate dehydrogenase [NAD] subunit gamma, mitochondrial encodes MAVRLLSKLRVLPEIRGVANVSSAAAPATLSDFDVQHKTPVIRKQKLIPKAQYGGRHAVTMLPGGGIGPECMGYVRDIFKYIGAPVDFEVVDIDPTVDNDDDVQYAITTIKRNGVGLKGNIETKSEAAYVTSRNVALRNELDMYAYVLNCKSYPGVETRHKDIDIVIIRQNTEGEYAMLEHESVNGVIESMKVVTASNSERVARFAFEFAKRNGRKKVTTVHKANIMKLSDGLFLETSRRLAKEYPDIEHNDMIIDNCCMQLVAKPHQFDVMLMTNLYGSIVSNVVCGILGGAGLLSGRNYGDHYAVFEPGTRNTGTAIAGKNVANPIAMINASVDMLEHLGHHFHADLLRRAIDKTVNVDRVLTPDVGGTASSTEVVDNIINNIGRC; translated from the exons ATGGCTGTGCGTTTATTGAGTAAATTAAGGGTTCTGCCCGAGATTCGCGGTGTGGCAAACGTAAGTTCCGCCGCTGCACCCGCCACATTGTCAGATTTCGATGTGCAGCACAAAACACCAGTTATAAGGAAACAGAAGCTGATTCCTAAGGCGCAGTATGGGGGACGTCACGCGGTTACCATGTTACCTGGTGGAGGTATCGGCCCAGAGTGCATGGGCTACGTCAGAGACATTTTCAA ataCATTGGCGCGCCAGTGGACTTCGAAGTAGTGGACATCGACCCCACGGTGGACAACGATGACGACGTGCAGTACGCCATCACAACCATCAAGAGGAACGGTGTTGGACTTAAG GGTAACATCGAGACGAAAAGCGAAGCGGCGTATGTGACGTCACGCAACGTGGCGCTCCGCAACGAGCTGGACATGTACGCTTACGTGCTCAACTGCAAGTCGTATCCCGGCGTCGAAACGAGGCACAAAGACATCGACATTGTGATTATCAG ACAAAACACAGAAGGCGAGTACGCCATGTTGGAGCATGAGTCTGTGAACGGTGTAATCGAGTCGATGAAGGTGGTGACGGCGAGCAACTCGGAGCGCGTCGCCAGGTTCGCCTTCGAGTTCGCCAAGAGGAACGGCAGGAAGAAG GTAACTACTGTCCACAAAGCCAACATAATGAAGCTATCTGACGGCTTGTTCTTGGAGACGTCGCGCAGACTCGCCAAGGAGTACCCCGACATCGAACACAATGATATGATCATCGACAACTGTTGCATGCAGCTTGTTGCCAA ACCTCACCAGTTCGACGTGATGCTGATGACGAACCTGTACGGTTCGATCGTGTCGAACGTGGTGTGCGGCATCCTGGGCGGCGCCGGGCTGCTCTCCGGCAGGAACTACGGCGACCACTACGCTGTGTTCGAGCCCGGCACCAGGAACACTG GTACGGCCATAGCCGGCAAGAACGTCGCCAACCCGATCGCCATGATCAACGCCTCGGTCGACATGCTGGAGCACCTCGGACACCACTTCCACGCGGACCTGCTTCGCCGCGCCATAGACAAGACGGTCAACGTAGACCGCGTGCTGACCCCTGATGTTGGCGGCACTGCGTCCTCCACGGAGGTTGTCGATAATATCATCAACAATATCGGCAGGTGTTAG